The following is a genomic window from Chitinophaga caseinilytica.
AGCGGAACACTCCCCGCCAACCGACGCGGATACTTCACCAGCTTCATCCAAACCACCGCCACGCTGGGGCTTTTCGTTTCCCTCGGCGTGATCCTCGCCACCAGGCTCCTCATGACCCCGGAATCGTTCAACGACTGGGGCTGGCGTATCCCCTTCTGGCTGAGCATCTTTTTGGTGATGATGAGCTACTATATCCGCATCAAACTCCATGAATCCCCCCTGTTTACCAAGCTGAAAGCCGAAGGTAAAACCTCCACCAACCCGCTGAAGGAAAGCTTCGGCAAGAAGGAAAACCTGAAACTCGTGCTCCTCGCCCTCTTCGGCGCCACCATGGGCCAGGGCGTGGTTTGGTATACCGGCCAGTTCTATGCCCTCTCCTTCCTGCAAAACACCATGAAGATCGAGTTCATACAGTCCAACATCATCATCGCCACGGCACTGCTTTTCGGCACGCCGCTCTTTATCTTATTCGGGCACCTGTCCGACAAGATCGGGCGCAAGAAGATCATGATGGTGGGCATGTTGATCGCCGCTATCAGCTACTTCCCTATCTATCATGCCATGGATACCACGGTAGACCTGTCCCGCAAACAAGAGGTCACGGAGCGCTACCGCATCGAAAGCACCCTCACGCCGCATAACGGCACCCTCGTGGAAACCACGCGCAAAACCCGCGAGTTTACCGACGGCACCCTTGTCACGGAAATCACCAGCCCCGACAAGAAAGCCGCCGTGAAAGAAGTGAAGCTTGGCCAGTCGCAAACCATCTGGATCATTTTCCTGGTATTTGTGCAGGTCGTGTTCGTTACCATGGTATACGGCCCCATCGCCGCATTCCTGGTGGAGCTTTTCCCCACGCGCATCCGGTACACGTCCATGTCGCTGCCCTATCACATCGGCAACGGCGTGTTCGGCGGGATGCTCCCGGCTATCGCTACCTTGCTCGTACAGAAATACAATAACCACCTGGCAGGGCTCATTTACCCGGTAGCCATTGCTATCGTATGTATGGTGATCGGCGTCGTGTTCATCAAAGAAAGAAAGACTGCAGACGGGTTCGAGGAAGACGCGGAAGTGTAAGAAAGGGTTATCTCAAAATGATATAAAAACAGTCTGCAGGGTTGCGATCCGACAGACTGTTTTGTTTTTGTGGTCTGCCATCGATGTTTTTGGGGAGGAACAAAACTTGACCTCACAATCTTAGAAATGGCCTTCTAATTCGTTGAAACAGGTTTCTGGCTACCATCTTGCCGGTTTAACAATCTGAGAATTTGGGCAACATGCTGTTCGATCTGAAATAATCGACTTTTAATCTCCTGATGCTGGCTCTCATGCCTGAAGTCATTCATCTCAATACCAAACAAACGGTTGTTAGTCAACTGTACGCTTTGTTCAATCCTACTCGTACGTTCACTCGCATTTTTTACACGAATCTCATTCAACTCCAAACGATTGTCGATAACTCTATGAAGATTGCCTAGTTCTGCCTTCATCTGCGAAAGCATGCCGTTATTATTCTCGCTAGTTCCGATCACTTTGTTTTCATGTACCATGTTGTAACGCTTGTTTTGTTGCCTGCTATTTCGGCAATTTTTTAACGATAATTGATTACTTAACAACTCGAAGTTCAGCAATAGATATATGCTGCTCCTTTACTGTTTCCCCCAACACTTCCAATCGGCGATTGGTTTCAGCTTGCGCAGATTCCAGGTTATTCAAACGATTGTTAACTTCTGCCTGATTGCATTCCAAATTATCAATCCGACAAAGTATGCGCTCAAAATAAGCTTTGAATTCTTGATACGCGACACCCTGCTTGTACTGGTGCATATTAAAATTTGTCAGCAGGGCCACGAAATTCTCCTCCAAGGCTATCATTCGGCCGCTAAGACTTCCGAATTCTGACTCAATTCGATCAAAGTGTTCTTTCATTTCGAGCTTTACGGTCTCTAGTCCCGTTCTTACATGTTGAAGTTCGCTCTTTACTTCTCCATTGGATGCTGTCAATTCCGATTGGAACTGAACAGACAAATCTTTAATTTTCTCAAAAATTGTGATCAATAATTCCTGGTTTTCCATAAATGGTAATTTATTTTTCACAAAGTTAGAAGGCCAAACAATTCCAGCCAAAATATGCATCTCCGAAAATCGGATATTGAAAGTGATAAAAACAAAAGCCGCCCTTAAAAAAGGCGGCTTCGATATCTTACAATACGCTACAGTACTACGTTTCAAAATAGCGCAACAAATCTCCGAAATCCAGAGAAGGATTTTGTTCCTGCAACGCGCGCGCCTTCTTCGCCATCGCCTGCAGAAACTGTTTGTGCGCAGGGCTTTCAGGATTGAATGGCTTATGGCCTTTCGCACGCAGCAACTCCACCACCTGTCGCGCCACCTCCTGCGACGAAGGCTGCACGCAAGCCTTCAAAAAATGCTCCCACACATACTGCAACGCCTGCTCGTTCGGATGCACCATGTCTTCCTTGAAGAAACGGTAATCCCGCAGATCATCCATCACCAACTCATATGCCGGGAAATAAAACAGCCGGTCGAATTTATGCACCAAATGATGCACCGCCTGCAACAATACCGCCTTGCTCAGATTATTTTCCACCACCCCGTCGCGCACATACCGCACAGGACTCACCGTAAACAGGATGTTCACCTTCCGGTTCACGAAAAACAGCCGGTGCATCATGTTGTCCAGCGCCGAGATGATCTCATCCAGCGGCACCAGCTTTTTCGTGAACGATGCATCCGGCACTTTGTGGCAATTGCCCACCAGGCGGCCGTCTTCCTTCAGGTACCAGGCGTGCGCCGTGCCCAGCGTGATCACCAGCCAGTCTGCCTCCTTCAATCGCGCCGCGGCAGCCGCCTGCGAATCGTTGATGCGCTGCAACACCGCGTTGCGGTCGGTCCCGGAGAAACGGGAATGATGGTCCCAGCTATGCCAGATATCTTCGTGTAAAAACAGCTCATCGGCCGTATAGCGCTTATCGTCCAGGTAGGAAGTCATGCTCCGGGCGATGCTCAGCGGGTTGAACAGGATGCCGTTGGGATTGAGCAACACGTCGAACCTGTGCTGCTCCAGCCGTGAACCGATCTCTTCAGCGAAACAGGAGCCCGACAGCAGTACTTTGTCGGAATGGTGTATGGAAGGCCCCAGCGGCTCCACCGGGAAAGTGAGGCGAAAATTCATGCTGCAAAAGTATCAAAATTTCGGGCTAATGACCGAACACGCTATCGGCTTGTACCATCGCTTCCGCAAAAGCCTTTGCATCCAGCCCGGTATCGATCCCCCGCTGCTGGCAGAACCACAGCAGGTTTTCCGTGGCAATATTCCCCACCAGATCATCCTGCGCCATGGGGCAACCACCGATGCCGCGGATCGCACTATCGAACCGCCGGCACCCGTTATCCCATGCCGCCGCGATCTTCTCCTCCCAGGCCTGCGGCGTGGAATGGAAATGCGCCCCGAACTCCACCTCCGGGTAAGCCGGCACCAGCTTCGAGAACAGTGCCGAAATACCCTCCGGCTTCGCCACGCCTACCGTATCTGCGAGGGAAATGATGGGAATGTGCAGGGCCGCGAACCGGTCTGCCCATTCCAGGGCTACTTCCGGACTGTACGGATCGCCGTACGGATTACCGAAGCCCATGGAAATATAGATCACCAGCTGCTTTTCGTTCTTGATGCAAAGCTCCTGGATGGTTTGCACCTGCTCCAGCGACTCGGCGATCGTTTTGTTGGCGTTCCGCAGCTGGAACGTCTCTGAAATGGAAAAAGGGAACCCCAGGTAATGGACCCGCTCATGCCCCACCGCATCTTCCGCCCCGCGGACGTTCGCCACGATCGCCAGCAGCTTCGTGGCCGATTCGTCCAGCCCCGCCAGCACCTCCGCCGTGTCCGCCATCTGGGGAATGGCTTTGGGAGACACGAAGCTGCCGAAGTCCAGCGTATCGAAACCTACGCGCAGCAAGGCGTTGAGGTAGGCGGTCTTCTCCTGGGCAGGGATCTGGCGCGGCCAGCCCTGCATGGCGTCTCGCGGGCATTCGATGATTTTGAGCATACGCTAAAATAACGAATTCCCCCGTTCATCCATCAGGCGTCCAACCGCTGTTTCATGGCTTCGTAGAGGATGATCCCCGCGGCAACGGACACGTTGAACGATTCGAAATTATTCTGCATGGGGATGTGGAACTGCTCGTCGGCCGCTTTCAACAGCGCCGGGTACACGCCCTTGTCTTCCGAGCCCATGATCACCGCCACCGGCTCGCGCCAGGGCAGGTCCTGCAGCTTCGATTTGGCCTCCATCTCGCTGGCCACCACTTTGATGCCGTTGAGATGCAGCTCGTCGATGGCTTTTAGCAGGCTGTTCACCCGGCAGATCGCGATGCGTTCCAGCGCGCCGGCGGAAGATTTGAGGGCTTCCTCGTTCAGCGCGGCGATGCCCCGGTCGGGGATGATGATGGCCTGCGCCCCGCAGCAGACCGCGCTCCGGGCGATGGCGCCGATATTGCGGACGTCGGTAATGCCGTCGAGGATGAGGAAAAGGGGCGTTTCGCCTTTTTCGACCGTATGGGAGATCACGTCCTGGAGGTCGAGATAGGCCACGGAAGCCGCCAGGGCTACCACGCCCTGGTGGTTGGCCTGGGTGAGGCTATTGAGTTTTTCCACCGGTACGTAGTTGATGGGGATACGCAGTTCGGTGGCCTGGTTGCGGATTTGCGGTATAATATCGCCGGAGGCGGTTTTGAGCATGTAGATGCGCTCGATGGCCTTTCCGTTCTTCATGGCTTCCAGCAGGGGCTGGCGGCCGATGATGAGGGAAGACTGTTTGGGCTTGGGAGCCTGTGGTTTGAAACGGTGGTTCATCGGCGCAAAGATACGGGATTCAAAGCTCCCCTTCCAGCATCATGAGCCTTATCTTTTGGATCGCGGCCACGGAAAGGGAGTCCGTGATCCCGAAATCCTTCACCATCTGGTAGGCTTCCTCGAAGGGAACGCGGCGAACGGCCAGCTGTTCCGTCTCCTCCGGCTCCGCCTCCCCCATCTCCAGCCCCTGCGCCAGGAACACGATCCCGGACTCGTCGGATACCGAGTTGGAAAGGTGCATCTTCACGACCGGCCGCCAATGCCGTGCCCGGAGCCCTGTTTCCTCCAGCAGCTCGCGCTGCGCGGCGATGAGCGGGTCTTCGCCATGGGGCCCGCCGCCCTCGGGGATTTCCCAGCTCCAGGCCTCCAGCGGCACGCGGTATTGCCCCACCAGCCAGATGTGCTGCTCCTCGTCCATCGCCACCACACCGATGGCCACGTTCTTGAAATGGACGGTCCCGTAAATGCCCGGATTGCCGGCCGGGTTCAGGCCGCGGCGCTCCGTGACCCTGATCCAGGGGTTTTCGTAAGGAATACTGGCAGACTCGAAGCGCCAGGGGTTTTGATGCTGTTCCATCCGGCAAATAAACGCAATTCGCCCCGAAACGAAAAAAAGCGGGCCGACGCCCGCTTCGTACATAGGTTCTTGTAACTGTATTTCTGTCTATAAGGAGAGGTAGTAATACGCGAATTCTTCGTCCAGCTTCCAGCCCGTACTTTCATACAGCGCCCGCGCCTTTTCATTGTCGAAATGGGTCTGGAGCATCAGGTAACGGCTGCCCGTTTCCTGCCCCAGCTCCCGGGCTTTGGCCAGCAGCTCCCGCGCCGCGCCTTTCCGGCGGGCGGCCGGGGCCACGAACAGATCGTTCAAAATCCAGGCTTTCTTCATGCCGATCGAGGAAAAAACGGGATACAGCTGCGTAAAGCCGATTACTTCGTTTTCGTCGACGGCGAGGTAAATGACGCTGTCCTGCTGCCGGAGGCGCTCGCGCAGGAACGCCTCGGCGCCTGCAACGTCAGGTGCCTGTTCATAATGTTGCCGGTAGGCGTCGAACAACGCGGCGAGGGCGTTCAGCCGGTCTTCCGTGGCTTTAATAATTTGCATGTACGGGGAATATTTGATGGAGGTGATGTTGTAAGTGACGAAGGTAATCGTTGGCCCAGAATTCCAGTGTAGCCGGCGGGTTCTGGCCGATCACGAGCACGTTCCCCAACGCTTCGGCCGGAATGAGCGGCAGCAGGCGAACGATGTGCAGGTTCACGCTTTTCCATATCTGCACCAGCTCGCGCCAGTCTTCCCGCATATATTGCCGCGCTTCCACCCAGAAATCCTGGTCGTAGCCGGGCGCTTCCAGTAAAGCGGTCTGCTGCGCGCGGATGAAGCGCGGGTAATTGTTGAGGGCCGAATCGGTGAGATGGCCGAGGATCTCCTTTTTGCTCCATTTTTCGGGGGAAGGACGGGCAGATGCCTCTTCATCGGTGAACTGCAAAAGCCGGAGCTCCGTTTGCAGCACTTCTTCCTTCAATGCCCTCGACAGTGCCGCCAGCGGCGGTTCCCGGAGGGATATTTCCATCTTGATGTCGCATCTTTCGTATACCCCGTTTTCCACTTCCACTTCTTCGAACCCCAGTTTATGGTACATGGTGATGGCCGGGGTGAGCTGGCGGCTGGAGTACAATACCATCTTCGCGAAGCCTTTTTCCGCCGCTCTTTCGATGATGGCCTTGCCCAGCGCCCAGCCGAGCTTGCGGCCCTGGAAGCTTTCGTCCACGGCCATTTTCGTCATTTCCACCGTATCGTCCGACTTCAGCCGGTAAGCCACCGTGCCCACCACCTGGTTGCCGATGGATACGAAGATGATGTCGCCGCCCGGGGCGATGATATGTTCGTGCGGATGTTCCAGCACGGCGATGTCTACCGGTTCGAGCCGGAAGAATTTGCTGATCCAGGCCTTGTTCAGCCTTTCGAAATGCGGCTGGTAGTCTGGGTGCCAGCTCAGGATGCGGATATCATTTGCTGCGTTCATAACTTTTTTGCTTGTTGAATGCCTTGTTGACGAGGTACACGCCCAGGAGGGTCACCATGCACGAGAGCCCCATGAGCCAGTTCAGTTTTTCCTGGAGGATGAGCCACCCGAGGATCACGGCAACGATGGGATTGATGTAGGCATATATGGATACCAGCGAAGGCGGTAAATTGTTCAGGGCGAAAACGTAAGCGGAGTAACTTAACAATGATCCGATAAAAACGAGGTACAGTAAGCTGCCCCATAATTCTCCGGTGAACGATGAAAAATGCAGGTGCTGCCCCATGAACCCCGCGATAACGAGCATCACTACCCCGCTGAACAGCATCTGGAACCCGGCGCCATACAGGTAATTGACGCCCAGCGCCCACTTGGCCGTGAGCACCGACCCCAGCGCCCAGAACACGCAGGCCAGGGTGATCAGCATCACCCCGAAACGGTATTCCTCATTCATCAGCTGGGCCAGGTTGTCGTAAAAGATGCCCCCGATCCCCAACAGCCCGATCAGCATCCCGACCACCAACTGCACGGTAATTTTCGTTTTCTGCACGAGGAAATAACTGAAGATCGTGATCCAGATGGGAACGGTGGCCGCAATGATGGCGCCCAGCCCGCTGGGGATGTACTGCATGGCCCAGGTCATGAGCCCGTTGCTGCCGCAAAGCATGATGGTGCCGATCACGAATAATTTGGATAGCACGGGAAACTGCGGCAGTTTATACCCCTTCATGAGGAAAAACGCCACGAGGATAACGCCGGCGCTCGTTTGCCGGAGGCCCGCCAGCATCATGCCGTGCATGTGCTGCACGCCGATCCGGGCCGCCAGGTAGGTGGTCCCCCAAAAGATACTTACGATGACAAGCGCCACGTAAGCGTTGGTATGGTTCCGCTGTTGCATATTCATCAGGTTAAATCGGGGAGGATGTTAGCAAGCGATGGGTAGAAACCCATCGCCAATAATACTAATATCAACCTCTAAATCAATTATTTTCAAGAATGGCCGACACGCCCTGGATGGCCGCTGCCACTGCTTCCAGCTCCTGCACCGCCAGTTCGATGTCTTTATCCGTCGTGCGCCAGTTCACCAGCGCCGCCCGCATCGCCGGAAGGCCGGCGTATTGCGTGGGG
Proteins encoded in this region:
- the rlmB gene encoding 23S rRNA (guanosine(2251)-2'-O)-methyltransferase RlmB, with protein sequence MNHRFKPQAPKPKQSSLIIGRQPLLEAMKNGKAIERIYMLKTASGDIIPQIRNQATELRIPINYVPVEKLNSLTQANHQGVVALAASVAYLDLQDVISHTVEKGETPLFLILDGITDVRNIGAIARSAVCCGAQAIIIPDRGIAALNEEALKSSAGALERIAICRVNSLLKAIDELHLNGIKVVASEMEAKSKLQDLPWREPVAVIMGSEDKGVYPALLKAADEQFHIPMQNNFESFNVSVAAGIILYEAMKQRLDA
- a CDS encoding GNAT family N-acetyltransferase, giving the protein MNAANDIRILSWHPDYQPHFERLNKAWISKFFRLEPVDIAVLEHPHEHIIAPGGDIIFVSIGNQVVGTVAYRLKSDDTVEMTKMAVDESFQGRKLGWALGKAIIERAAEKGFAKMVLYSSRQLTPAITMYHKLGFEEVEVENGVYERCDIKMEISLREPPLAALSRALKEEVLQTELRLLQFTDEEASARPSPEKWSKKEILGHLTDSALNNYPRFIRAQQTALLEAPGYDQDFWVEARQYMREDWRELVQIWKSVNLHIVRLLPLIPAEALGNVLVIGQNPPATLEFWANDYLRHLQHHLHQIFPVHANY
- a CDS encoding GNAT family N-acetyltransferase, with amino-acid sequence MQIIKATEDRLNALAALFDAYRQHYEQAPDVAGAEAFLRERLRQQDSVIYLAVDENEVIGFTQLYPVFSSIGMKKAWILNDLFVAPAARRKGAARELLAKARELGQETGSRYLMLQTHFDNEKARALYESTGWKLDEEFAYYYLSL
- a CDS encoding hydroxymethylglutaryl-CoA lyase, which codes for MLKIIECPRDAMQGWPRQIPAQEKTAYLNALLRVGFDTLDFGSFVSPKAIPQMADTAEVLAGLDESATKLLAIVANVRGAEDAVGHERVHYLGFPFSISETFQLRNANKTIAESLEQVQTIQELCIKNEKQLVIYISMGFGNPYGDPYSPEVALEWADRFAALHIPIISLADTVGVAKPEGISALFSKLVPAYPEVEFGAHFHSTPQAWEEKIAAAWDNGCRRFDSAIRGIGGCPMAQDDLVGNIATENLLWFCQQRGIDTGLDAKAFAEAMVQADSVFGH
- a CDS encoding GSCFA domain-containing protein, giving the protein MNFRLTFPVEPLGPSIHHSDKVLLSGSCFAEEIGSRLEQHRFDVLLNPNGILFNPLSIARSMTSYLDDKRYTADELFLHEDIWHSWDHHSRFSGTDRNAVLQRINDSQAAAAARLKEADWLVITLGTAHAWYLKEDGRLVGNCHKVPDASFTKKLVPLDEIISALDNMMHRLFFVNRKVNILFTVSPVRYVRDGVVENNLSKAVLLQAVHHLVHKFDRLFYFPAYELVMDDLRDYRFFKEDMVHPNEQALQYVWEHFLKACVQPSSQEVARQVVELLRAKGHKPFNPESPAHKQFLQAMAKKARALQEQNPSLDFGDLLRYFET
- a CDS encoding NUDIX hydrolase: MEQHQNPWRFESASIPYENPWIRVTERRGLNPAGNPGIYGTVHFKNVAIGVVAMDEEQHIWLVGQYRVPLEAWSWEIPEGGGPHGEDPLIAAQRELLEETGLRARHWRPVVKMHLSNSVSDESGIVFLAQGLEMGEAEPEETEQLAVRRVPFEEAYQMVKDFGITDSLSVAAIQKIRLMMLEGEL
- a CDS encoding EamA family transporter, whose protein sequence is MQQRNHTNAYVALVIVSIFWGTTYLAARIGVQHMHGMMLAGLRQTSAGVILVAFFLMKGYKLPQFPVLSKLFVIGTIMLCGSNGLMTWAMQYIPSGLGAIIAATVPIWITIFSYFLVQKTKITVQLVVGMLIGLLGIGGIFYDNLAQLMNEEYRFGVMLITLACVFWALGSVLTAKWALGVNYLYGAGFQMLFSGVVMLVIAGFMGQHLHFSSFTGELWGSLLYLVFIGSLLSYSAYVFALNNLPPSLVSIYAYINPIVAVILGWLILQEKLNWLMGLSCMVTLLGVYLVNKAFNKQKSYERSK